tatgaatctctttttattaatattgatttaggaatatttacgagaatacgagttataattattgtgttggtattgttggcgtatggattgaggtttgaagaaagttttggatgaaattgtgcatatttatcttgtagaatcttgatgatattgttgtcgatgttgttggtattgtttgggagttgttttggtagttggaggaagtagataatataggggaaatctttgtccaaattttcgtaacccagAGTTAGCAAGTGCCATTACTCcggacttgctatcttttggtactTATCTGCTAGTGTAATAGATGTTtatatgtacactcttagaAGCTCATGGACATAGTGGGGTATGTAAGTATTATATATGGCCATGTTGACATTGTTTTGGTCTTTGATACTATCCTGTTAGCCTTGCAGGCTTTATGAAACTGGTGATGTtgtagcgaccttgtcggctcgcaTATATAGAGAGATGTTGGATTAttggatatttctatgttgggccttttctgcgtgcaggtatTCTTTGAATTATGGTATATGATGTTCAAAGTAACCATTAAGTTAGGTGGTCTTTGGCCCACGGGggggagcccgtcatactcctcgtcGGCGTGTGACATGGGCGATCTGCGTCTTGCCTTTAGTCTTGGTGAGAACCCATTGGTGAAGCTATTCCCATGGTTGAGGACTGTATGGGATGTTGATCCATTTTAAGAGTCTTGCCTAGATATTTCGAGTAAAACTACATTCTGCAAAAAGATAATTTCTGGACTCCTGATTATTACTGCATAGTACACACATGGGATCTACTTGCATTCCCCAGTGAAGTAGTCTATCTGCTGTGAGTAATCTACTATGTAATTGCACCCATAGGGTAAACACTGCCTTTGGCCTGGCTGTACTGTGGTTCACCAATCCTTTCCAGGCAACTTTTGGTAAATCTCCAAGTAGCGTATGATAGATCTGTTTTATGACACTTCGATTACTTACTTGAGATAATTGATGGAGTTGTACGTGTTccttggtattgataatattccTAACCATCCAAATAGCCTGCTTTGGTATTTGCATCATCTCCACAAGTTCCTCCTTGATGTAAACACTATGAATCCATCAAATCCAAAGTCAACATATCCTAGTTATGGCTGCTTTGTTCTATAATTTAAGATTTGTAAGGTTCAGTCCACCAGCTGCTTTGGGTGTACACATCTTGTCCCATGATATCAGTGCTTTCCTGTTAATAATATTAGCCCCTGACCAACTGTAGCTCCTACAATACGCCTCTATTACTTTCATAACCTTGGCTGGGATAATAAACATTTGCGCCCAGTAAGCTTGAACCCCAAAGATGACTGATTGCACCAATTGAACTCTGCCTGTATATGACAACTTTTTTCTTTGTCCAAAAGGAGATTCTAGTCACTATTTTATCAACTAGAGGTTGCCATTGTATCATACTAAGCTTTTTGGTTTCCAGAGGAATCCCCAAATATCTAAATGGGAGTGCTTCAGGACTGTATCTAAgtgtttgttgaatttacaacTGAACATTACCACCTACACCTCTATAATAGACTGCACTTTTGCTAAGGTTAGCCCTGAGACCAGAAGCAGCTGTAAAGATATTAAATTTCTCATGCAACAAGGATACTGATTGATGATCACCCCttacaaataataataaatcatcAGCAAAGCTCAAGTGGGTGATATCCAAATTCTTACATCTTGTATGGTGCTTAAAGCTCTTTATTGTTTTGAGATCAGCCAGATTTATCCTTAGGTATTCCATGACCACAACAAATAGAAATGGAGACATTGGATCTCCTTGTCTTAAGCCCCTTGCTGCATCAAAAGGCTTAGTGAGTTCCCTATTAATCAGAATGGAATAATTCACTGTTGTAACATATTCCATTATCCACCTAGTGAATTTCCAAGGAAAACCAAGCCCATCCAATATTTGTtctaagaatacccaatctacTGTATCATATGCTTTTTGGATGTCCACCTTAATCATGCACCTAGGCGAGACATTCTTCCTGTTGTAGCCCTTAACCATTTCATGAGCCAAGATAACATTATCTGCAACTTTTCTCCCAGGAATGAATCCCGCCTGCGTTTCATAAATCACTGAGGCAATTACTTTCTGAAATCTTCCTGCTAAAATCTTGGCAATTGTTTTATAAAGAACTGTACATCATGCAATGGTCTATAGTCCTTTATACTTGAAAGATTAGGAACTTTAGGCAAGATAGTCACAGCTGTGCAGTTTATAGCCTTGAGTAATTTTCCTGTAGCAAAGAAATCCTTCACTGCTTCACAAGCATCCACTTTGATCACTGGCCATGCATTCTTAAAGAATAAGGCATTGAAACCATCAACTCCTGGAGCTTTGTCATCTCTTATAGAGCTTAATGCATCCCAAATCTCTGTATCAGATACCTTAGAGCATAGGCCTAGTTGTCGAGCATGTGTTAGGCTAGGACCATTCTTCATTGTAATTTTACTAACAGCTATGGTGTTGGACAAGGCAGTCCCCATGAGTGATTTGTAGAAATCTACAATTTCCTGCTTAATATCCTCTGGTTCCACCAGCTTATTACCCCTTAGAGATGTCAGCTCCATAATTTGTTTCCTGCACTTCCTTTCCTTGGAGACTGCTGTAAAGTACTTGGCATTAGAGTCACCAAGCTTAATCCACATTGCTCTTGCTTTCTGTTGATGAATACTCTCCTCAATTAGTGACCACTTTTCAAGTTTTAGTAGAGTTTCTCTTTCAGCTTGAGCCATAACATCTGAATATGAAGTGGACAGAGGTTTCTGTATAGTCTGCAACTCAGTCCTGGATTGAGCAATTGTTTCTGTAGTTCTCTTAAACTCTTCATTAATCAACTATCTAAGAGAGGGTCTGAGTGTCTTTAGTTTCCACCATATCTCCTGCATGGCACTAGTATCTAGCCTAGATCTCCAATATTCTTCTACTAGGGGAAGGAATTTTTCATGTGCAACCCATACattaaagaatttaaaggaGTTTCACCCTCTGCTaattaatttttacatttagaaTCATAAGGGAGTGGTCTGAGATAAATGGTAGCCTATAATCCACCTCCAGTTGCCCATAATGTAGCATCCAATCATCATCCCCCAATGCCCTATCAAGTCTGCAATAAACTCTGTCTGTTCCTTGCTGTTTGTTAGACCAAGTATAGAACTCTCCTTCCCAGTTTAGTTCATTGAGCTGCAGTGTTTGAACATATTCTGAGAATTCTTTGGTTTCTATCCTTGTAACTGGTGCACCATTCAATCTATCTTGAATGGAGAGAAGAGCATTAAAATCACCCCAGATTAACCAGGGCTTATTCTTCTGTTGAGCCAAGATTCCCAACTGTTTCCATAAAGACCTTCTCTGCTCAGCTGTGTTGTATGCATATATGACTGTCATCAAACAGTCCATTTTCTGATCTCTGCTTAACACTTGACAGTGTATGAACTGACCATCTTGTATCAGCATATCTACATTATAGTAATTAGCATCCTATAATAGCCATACTCGACCATTATAAGCAGTATTGTAGTTGTGCACCATATTCCAGCCAGACATTATTCTACTAGCTACAGATCtagctttattttgttttactcTAGTGTCTATCAAACCCACTAactttatttgattttctcTAATATAGGCACTCAATTCCTTCTGCTTGTACCTTTTATTAGTGCCCCTAATATTCCATACCATCCATGACATCAGGTATGAATAGAGAAACCGCCACCTTGCTCAGAAAGCAGTAAATTAGCCATCACAGCTTTACTCATTCGCAAAGGACGAAATCCTTCTTTGTCTAAGGGAGGATTGTCCTGAATATTCTCATCACAATTTTCAACTGGTTGTTGAGCAGGAATAGTAGATTTGTCCTTAGCATTAACCCCATTACTCTCCCTACTACTTGCATTATTGACTGATTGTTTGTCATTTCCTTTCCCTGCTAGGTTGTTTCTTATATCTACTAAATGTTCATTAGTGCTTATCTCCTGGATGCCTACAGCCTGATCCTCAACCTCCCTTAGTTCAGGGGGTAATACACCTTGAGCATTGACATTTGCTAAGGTAGTTGCATTGTCATTTCCTCCTCTAGCTTGCCACCTCTGCACAACCCTCTTATGTTTTCTTTTGTTCTGGACTTTATGTTGCTTGGCATGACCCTGAGGTTGTTGAATAGGAACCCTGGCTAGTGGTTGTCTATTAGCTTGCACTTTAGCACAGTCATGTCCCACACTCAAACAAGTTGCACAGAAATCAGGTTTCCAATCGTAGACCACAGCCTGCTGAAATATCTCTCCATAAGTCCCCAACACTTCAATTTCACTAAGCAGTGGTTTGGTCACATTAATTTTGATCAGCATTCTGGCATATGAGATTCTTGTCTGTTTTGTGGTACATTCATCAACGAATAGAGGGATCCCAATGGCACTTGCTATTCTACTCAACGAATTACAACTCCAGCAACTTATTGGTAAGTCAGGGAATTTTACCCATAAAGGAACAACAAATAAGAATTCAGTACTAAAATCAAACTCTGGTGACCATTGCTTCAGTATTACTGGTCTATTATTAATGCTATATGGTCCTGAGAAGAGAACTTCATGCATATCTTCTTCACTTTGAAGTTTCACAATATAATATCCCTCCTCATGATAGTAGATATCAGGTATAGTAGTGGCGATGTACCACATATGATTAATGTATCTTTTCATGTAATTATAGCCCGGTAAATCCCCCAGTACATGCACTATCAGTGCATTTCTCGATTTCAGTTCCTCTTTCTTTAATTCATCCTCTTCCAGTTTGACAATCATTTTGCCATCTACAATTCAGGGTTAATATAGGATAAGGCCATACCATTAGTAGCAACACGATTTCCAGCAAATAGATTGACCCACGGTGCTTTAGTCACCTCTAGTTCATTTGATTGTGCAATACCATCCGGTGCAATTGGAATCAGACGTGGTACATTTGGTTTAGGGTCAGACTCTTCCACCCCAGAATTAAGATTTGTAGCATCCCTGTTGCCCGTCGCTTGACCAGAATTACGTTTTGCGATAGCCAGAATTGAAGTTGGCGTTAGGCTCATCCTCTGCGGCAAATTGCCTCTCAGATCTGGAGTATGACTAGTGTAATGGGCTGGGCTCCAAGTCAAACCTTGCGTTATCTAATTCGGTGTTGCCCTAATATTCAGTCCTTGTATCGTAGAGCTTATAGAGCTTCCGATTACTTCTAGTGGAATCTTTCGTGGTCATCCATGACCTCTCTTCCCCGCCATGGAACCTCACTCGATGCACGATAGCTTAACCTACGCTGTGAgcattttggagaagatttatttttaaataaaactaaTCCCCTCATATTTATTCTTGCTATTTATAtacatcattatcatcaatatTCTTTCACTTGcttaataaatatatacacatgaatTTCTGTTTCATGCTTATATATAAAGTACATGATTATGTAGTCATAtctttttcatctatttcatgCACATAATTTCTATTTCAGAATTAATGCAATATGTTgtaaaatagaaagaaagaaatgtttttttgttGCTCTCTTTTTACATTAATCGctccggttcaaaaagagtgtctactTAGCCATATGCACACCTTTGAGAAAAAACTAATTCCTAGACAAAATAGGTAATCTGATTAAATTATTCCTAATTcaataggtattgagatttggtcacttaacacttaataagggtaaatttgaaaaaataagattaattctttcttgatttgataagtggacactcttttttaacaaaaaaataaaggctaGGTGGACACCCTTTTTGAATccgagggagtattaattttcTTGTAAGATACTTTCAAATAGTTTATTCTTTCTAGTATGGACTTTAAAGTtcattttatcatcattaaCTTATTATATTCTAAAGAATACATTTTAAAAAGGATTAATTATAGAATTTGCACTTGATGTGGTAAGTATCATTGTTGGTCTCTGATTATGTGAGAATGAAATGGTAAATTAGAATTATTGCGATCAAATTTTAATCCGCAAAAATCTTTCTACCtaactaaatattttaatatggtTTCCCTATTGTAttctaaatttgaaatcaactttattttgaagaataatTATCATTAAACAAagactttatttttaattaaattattctcttctttaGATACTTGTAATTTAAAATGTAATTGACATATACAATTACATGTAAAATTTAGTGATAAGAGTATATGCATACTATTTCCTAAAAATTGTATTACATAATTAGAttcctttttaaaaagattaaaaaaaaaaagacttaaaaGAAGAGAAGGTCCCAAAATAAGGAGAAAATGGGAGAAAGTACGTGTCAACTTTAGCAAGGAAAGTTGGTCCCACACTAAGAGGGATAAAACAGGAATTAAAAGAAATGTAAAGCAAAGAGTACAGCATTGTTAAGCATGAGGAAATGCTTAATTTCACTTTTACCCTTGTTTGTCCATCACAAACTCCACAAACTCTCATTTCTATATATAAGACATTATATGTTAAATAGTAAATGCCAAACATATGTTAAAGGCCAAACACCTCTGAGGCCAGTAGAACTATCTTGACCAGAGTAGAGCCCAATATTGATCTGTAACATCCCTGGGCCTTGAAATGGGAGCTGGGGAATATTCACAAAAAAGTCACTTTTACAACTCAAtctctaccttcacaaggtaAGGATAAAAAGATACACATCACTCTCTCATCCTTCCCACTCATGGATTCTTGTTGTTTGAGGAGTTTGTTAGGAAGATCATTATGTGGTTATGGTCAATATTTTGAGCATTACAAATAAATAGGTACTAGTTGTTATAGATTAGTACAATATGTGTGTCAACTGGGGTCAACCTTAGGTATGTGTCTGCAACACAAGTAGAAATCAGGTCATGACTCCAAAGTACCATACATAAGTTCCCTAGCGGTACAATTCCCAAATTTTAACTTGGGATATGTGCAAATTGACCCAAACATTATATGGATTGACTAAATTATCACTCAAATTGATACCAATGAATATAGGGATAATTACGAGCCAGATCCATTCGGCCATCTAGTATACCTATTTTGGCCCAACTTCTTATTTATGACCTAGTTTAGCCATAGGATTACATTTTAGCCGATGTTAACTCTGTTCTtgctaagtaggcgtttggacatgcggtttGAAAACATGAGATGaaaccagcgtttggacatgcatttcatctcatggtttcaaaccatggtttggaaccccaaatcatccaaaaaggcatgatttgggattccaaaccatggtttcaaaaattttaatataaaacttgactcataagtttatattttataaaaaaaaagacccataagttggtaaatatttttaacaattactcccaccaactaTTTAACAACCTCATTAACTttcaccaacctttatttatgtctatcaTGTGGaagaattatattaaagagtagttacattactattcatgttaaattttcgttttttattgaactaaagtttaatcaattgatgttgtattttttaaaaaggtcttctagtagcgtattaattttgttatgaactatgacttgcgcatttagtaagattgtataagaattgggaatgttttgatagttttcagaacttgtggggtttttatgtcgataagagaaaatacaacttaagatattcaaattacatgtccaaacatggtttcaaaccatgtccaaacggctcctaactCTTCTTCTAGTCCTAAAGGAATTGTTCTTATACTGTAGAAGAAACAATccatt
This portion of the Lycium ferocissimum isolate CSIRO_LF1 chromosome 1, AGI_CSIRO_Lferr_CH_V1, whole genome shotgun sequence genome encodes:
- the LOC132062217 gene encoding uncharacterized protein LOC132062217, producing the protein MIVKLEEDELKKEELKSRNALIVHVLGDLPGYNYMKRYINHMWYIATTIPDIYYHEEGYYIVKLQSEEDMHEVLFSGPYSINNRPVILKQWSPEFDFSTEFLFVVPLWVKFPDLPISCWSCNSLSRIASAIGIPLFVDECTTKQTRISYARMLIKINVTKPLLSEIEVLGTYGEIFQQAVVYDWKPDFCATCLSVGHDCAKVQANRQPLARVPIQQPQGHAKQHKVQNKRKHKRVVQRWQARGGNDNATTLANVNAQGVLPPELREVEDQAVGIQEISTNEHLVDIRNNLAGKGNDKQSVNNASSRESNGVNAKDKSTIPAQQPVENCDENIQDNPPLDKEGFRPLRMSKAVMANLLLSEQGGGFSIHT